The Tubulanus polymorphus chromosome 1, tnTubPoly1.2, whole genome shotgun sequence genome contains a region encoding:
- the LOC141906540 gene encoding uncharacterized protein LOC141906540: protein MLPSYSIDRPSCQAKSAGRDQYPYHSRNQQGIPGDLYQLQPQTSDVYGLQHININPGHFRSHRTSFFPSASGDSGLFGETAPHHRHQQQIYTHLDFINPGYNYCSEVNLHHPRSYIHQSTLGVWPPRSIYNETPALSRAMDGSIPRSDEQMSSDGRIISTSSPHKRVHNEQQMENVGDMSYKRPRVSTLVQNIPLPPENIDTADQRRGRRGGEYEVLDLSVRCSPPESHHPDYYAAAAAAIHKLDLDPPMHGYSGTPVYSYRSSQSSSSSQPVIPDQTYQPATHRVSSQSVRSPIAPEPEYRQTHQQHQPTNNTGSPGNQRCDAKPADSKVNTDDAAMYLTKELEDIDFTTMKTTESSSTESTESLTRDEDVNRETPAETSEEIRETEKQENEQETAADSGEINETQTDEKLSVETERDKCNTPLIDERDEDNATSGLAEINNERCDTPCLDEMTYVEQNLQLATPPCEEVPASPVSDQQQPVTNVSNDDAVETISENQLQDADNRENEKQYNDMIPVTVLEETVSEEEVQTTSTSLDEDDVPRSSASSLEVEAACNALIDHLQNEPSHFEEIVVENVVTDDIPVLEVGEVKVEEAIEVAEVKVEEAMEVAEYEVPLDTNKTHEESTEVISTVLCTYPDTSGHTSREHTKPPELLMVDPRLLIEVESPVTIMVRSTEVITHDVASEALEQRDVCDVSQTGNVEVTTSVEEVTAVAEVGVKPVDDTNSDDAAQKVHQETEVRLTDVPTVEMKVSVESIQENSESSMDKSPIIESSTDNDVDVTERNIADDSQMTETNDHDLSSNKDVNELRPNDDEKSTDDTEPLPSESETTPRLDDKADDISVASERETADTEQSPSDQQDVIQPSAVSAVVENAMDTSEAPDLKCSPQPSQSNDATTLQTDKEDLGSLPIVQLAMKSAEEFTQMDAEKQKSLEAARASVETISDDSGSNVVPEDVCVSEAMHELCSDDQPPDITPDQPENFCDTPPEELAPIDNLQKPSTSEQSAPSVEQNVDPPTLDFIALSEAFGLPTQSDVTSRVSPDDSGPPSLIPIKEVDENSAIETNDADADIGNTEMETGDDDEFGPSAIILDYNTWCQLHPNKDTAAAEEEETPTNSFASDLIAAYDGADIDQLKDARTHEALSALDRLSEQLAARETVLAAEGIGKTRKPRRKRRKSPYTKKPRYPPQPRVGPKRKVNKKSGLERLHQELNMDLVFYAHENSEDEEVEEPQNEPQNEPENEETIDESTYKAAESHQHSGGRHTRRSCELCKVKRRIMHGSFKRLIKRDYSEKSPTKTSPKPENKTEETAVVPLSVEVGDEQVEPENDTTPVKSCKINVNDLSPVMNGKNTVNIDDLPLTVSKKTFVKRKRGRRSKKKVTFSLTEAAESPAAPSMPSKDKITTGIARFKEKIKGLKPKSLQKPKSGDKKKKVEKVDVAVGPDEPMTYLPPKHTQQIYSSRGYKVKSKGRSKRRRTKENLCWFDYDERVHKRLLKRVDPTLAEGTPPHIEITPDLYLDDIEPHSSNQERSTYNQKSRAGGKHKHSRDRPTVGSSPTSTDRSMDVFTFRDDEIITNAFPSPPHSPTQQQTRENRAARDDVSDNLPRPTRLLQPKKKRRVIEAAAGAPVSRDIETDEIHEDPVIMSDEARTALTAAVLDIRPAHRAQIKRQFKFRERLTYSKYKKDSKIHSHQEERVMRLKKQLQSQMINLNRIKVREDKRRIPKSVKHLLSQEDDENDDDDDDDDYEDDVGSYEYDDNVHLGSIDEDAEAIHDNLAKQETDDETDDENDDEIEDENGTRATVDDLVEFEECPPEEGVDDRVAAEHALKFRRKRDKPVKQYDIKLFEPI from the coding sequence ATGCTGCCGTCTTACAGCATTGATCGACCGTCTTGTCAAGCAAAATCCGCTGGAAGAGACCAATATCCTTATCATAGTCGCAATCAGCAAGGAATCCCCGGTGATCTGTACCAGCTACAACCACAGACCAGTGACGTCTACGGATTACaacatataaacattaatCCCGGTCATTTCAGAAGTCATCGTACTTCTTTCTTCCCTTCTGCTAGCGGGGATAGTGGTCTATTCGGAGAAACCGCGCCGCATCATCGACATCAACAACAAATCTATACTCATCTGGACTTTATAAATCCCGgttataattactgcagtGAAGTGAATTTACATCATCCGAGATCCTACATTCATCAGAGTACACTCGGTGTTTGGCCGCCGAGATCGATTTATAACGAAACTCCCGCGCTCAGTCGTGCGATGGATGGATCGATTCCTAGATCGGACGAGCAGATGAGTTCAGACGGTCGTATCATTTCGACCAGTTCGCCGCACAAGCGAGTTCATAACGAGCAACAAATGGAAAATGTCGGTGATATGAGCTACAAGCGACCACGCGTATCAACCCTCGTTCAAAATATTCCGCTTCCTCCTGAGAATATCGATACTGCTGATCAGCGACGAGGACGTCGAGGGGGAGAATATGAAGTATTAGATCTTTCTGTAAGATGTTCTCCACCGGAATCACATCATCCTGATTATtacgctgctgctgctgctgctattcATAAGTTAGATCTAGATCCTCCGATGCACGGGTATAGTGGAACTCCTGTGTATAGTTACAGGTCCAGTCAGAGCTCGTCTTCGAGTCAACCTGTTATCCCCGACCAGACGTATCAACCAGCGACTCACCGGGTATCGTCCCAAAGTGTTAGAAGTCCAATCGCACCAGAACCAGAATACCGACAAACGCACCAGCAACATCAGCCTACTAATAATACAGGTAGCCCTGGAAATCAAAGGTGTGATGCTAAACCTGCAGATAGTAAAGTCAATACTGACGATGCAGCTATGTATTTGACAAAAGAGTTGgaagatattgattttacaactATGAAGACCACAGAAAGTAGTTCAACTGAATCGACTGAGTCACTTACACGTGATGAGGATGTTAATAGGGAAACACCAGCTGAAACAAGCGAAGAAATAAGAGAAACGGAGAAACAGGAAAACGAACAAGAAACTGCTGCAGACAGCGGGGAGATAAATGAAACACAAACTGATGAAAAATTATCAGTTGAAACAGAACGGGATAAATGTAATACACCGTTAATTGATGAAAGAGATGAAGATAACGCTACTAGTGGACTGgctgaaataaacaatgaacGTTGTGACACCCCGTGCTTAGATGAAATGACCTACGTCGAACAAAACCTTCAACTAGCGACACCGCCTTGTGAAGAGGTTCCAGCTAGCCCTGTATCTGATCAACAGCAGCCAGTAACTAATGTATCGAACGATGATGCAGTTGAGACAATCAGTGAAAATCAACTTCAAGATGCTGATAatcgtgaaaatgaaaaacagtaTAATGACATGATCCCTGTTACAGTTCTAGAAGAAACGGTTTCAGAAGAAGAAGTCCAAACAACTTCAACATCCTTAGATGAAGATGATGTTCCTAGAAGTTCAGCTTCGTCATTGGAAGTAGAGGCCGCGTGTAACGCGCTCATTGATCACCTTCAAAACGAACCTTcacattttgaagaaattgtcGTTGAAAACGTTGTAACTGATGATATACCCGTGTTGGAAGTTGGCGAGGTTAAAGTCGAAGAAGCGATTGAAGTTGCAGAAGTAAAAGTTGAAGAAGCCATGGAAGTCGCCGAGTATGAAGTCCCACTGGATACGAATAAGACGCACGAAGAATCTACGGAAGTGATATCGACTGTGTTATGCACATATCCGGACACAAGTGGCCATACCAGCAGGGAACACACGAAACCTCCTGAGCTTTTAATGGTTGACCCGAGGCTCTTAATTGAAGTAGAGTCACCTGTTACTATCATGGTACGATCAACTGAAGTTATTACTCACGATGTAGCAAGCGAAGCACTTGAACAACGTGACGTTTGCGATGTTTCACAAACTGGTAATGTCGAAGTTACAACGTCTGTAGAGGAAGTTACTGCTGTGGCTGAAGTTGGGGTAAAACCTGTTGATGATACAAACAGCGATGATGCTGCTCAAAAAGTACACCAGGAAACTGAAGTTCGTCTTACAGATGTCCCAACGGTTGAGATGAAAGTCTCTGTAGAATCTATACAAGAAAATAGTGAATCATCTATGGATAAGAGTCCCATCATCGAATCATCCACTGATAATGACGTTGACGTAACAGAAAGAAACATCGCTGACGACTCTCAGATGACAGAAACAAATGACCACGATCTCTCTAGCAACAAAGATGTCAATGAACTTCGGCCAAATGATGACGAAAAATCGACAGATGATACAGAACCTCTTCCTTCTGAATCCGAGACGACCCCAAGGTTGGATGATAAAGCTGATGATATCTCAGTGGCGAGCGAGAGAGAAACAGCAGATACGGAACAATCTCCCAGTGATCAACAGGATGTCATTCAACCTTCCGCTGTCTCTGCTGTGGTTGAAAATGCAATGGATACATCAGAAGCTCCAGACCTGAAGTGCAGTCCTCAACCATCACAATCCAATGACGCGACAACATTACAAACCGATAAGGAAGACCTGGGTAGTCTTCCTATTGTGCAGTTAGCTATGAAATCTGCTGAAGAGTTTACTCAGATGGACGCTGAAAAGCAAAAGTCTCTGGAAGCTGCGAGAGCATCTGTTGAAACTATATCCGATGATTCAGGTAGTAATGTAGTCCCAGAAGATGTTTGTGTTTCGGAAGCTATGCATGAGTTGTGTAGTGATGATCAGCCACCAGATATCACTCCTGACCAACCGGAAAATTTCTGCGACACGCCTCCCGAAGAGTTAGCGCCAATTGATAATCTACAGAAACCTTCAACATCCGAACAAAGCGCGCCATCCGTCGAACAGAATGTTGATCCGCCTACGTTGGACTTCATCGCTTTATCCGAAGCTTTTGGACTCCCGACACAGAGTGACGTTACCAGTAGAGTAAGTCCCGACGATTCAGGACCACCGAGTCTAATTCCTATAAAGGAGGTTGACGAAAACAGCgccattgaaactaatgacGCTGACGCTGATATTGGGAATACAGAAATGGAAAccggtgatgatgatgagtttGGCCCGAGTGCCATTATCTTAGATTATAATACGTGGTGCCAGTTGCATCCTAATAAAGATACGGCCGCTGCTGAAGAAGAAGAAACTCCTACGAATTCATTTGCTAGTGATTTGATCGCGGCTTACGACGGAGCCGATATTGACCAGTTGAAAGACGCGCGCACACACGAGGCATTATCCGCTTTAGATCGTCTATCAGAACAGTTAGCCGCCCGTGAAACTGTATTGGCCGCTGAAGGAATCGGGAAAACTCGAAAACCAAGACGTAAACGCCGTAAATCTCCATACACGAAGAAGCCGAGATATCCACCTCAGCCGAGAGTCGGACCTAAGCGTAAAGTCAATAAAAAGAGTGGACTCGAGCGGCTTCACCAAGAGCTGAATATGGATCTAGTTTTCTACGCTCACGAGAATAGCGAGGATGAAGAAGTTGAGGAGCCTCAGAATGAGCCCCAGAATGAGCCCGAGAATGAGGAGACGATAGATGAGTCGACATACAAAGCAGCCGAATCACATCAACACAGCGGTGGCCGCCATACTAGAAGATCGTGTGAATTGTGCAAGGTTAAACGTCGAATCATGCACGGGTCGTTTAAACGCCTTATTAAACGAGATTATTCCGAGAAAAGCCCAACTAAAACTTCACCGAAACCCGAAAACAAGACGGAAGAAACGGCAGTGGTTCCGCTTTCCGTAGAGGTGGGAGACGAACAAGTTGAGCCCGAGAACGACACAACTCCAGTAAAATCCTGTAAGATTAACGTGAATGATTTATCGCCAGTTATGAATGGTAAAAACACTGTGAATATTGATGATCTGCCGCTTACTGTTAGCAAGAAAACATTCGTTAAACGTAAACGAGGACGTCGATCGAAGAAGAAGGTGACGTTCAGTCTTACAGAGGCAGCAGAGTCGCCGGCTGCGCCCAGTATGCCATCGAAAGATAAGATAACGACTGGAATTGCGAGATTCAAAGAGAAAATCAAAGGTCTCAAACCGAAATCGTTACAAAAACCGAAAAGTGGGgataagaaaaagaaagtgGAAAAGGTAGATGTGGCTGTTGGTCCCGATGAACCGATGACTTACCTGCCGCCTAAACATACCCAGCAAATCTATAGCAGCCGCGGTTATAAAGTGAAATCGAAAGGGCGAAGTAAGCGCAGGAGAACGAAGGAGAATCTGTGCTGGTTTGATTACGATGAAAGAGTCCACAAACGATTACTGAAACGCGTCGATCCAACACTGGCTGAAGGCACACCACCGCACATCGAAATTACACCCGATCTATATCTGGACGACATCGAACCGCATTCGAGTAACCAGGAGAGGAGTACTTATAATCAGAAATCGCGCGCGGGAGGAAAACATAAACATTCTAGAGACAGACCTACAGTCGGTAGTTCTCCGACTTCGACCGATAGAAGTATGGACGTGTTCACTTTCAGAGATGACGAAATAATCACAAATGCATTTCCATCACCACCGCATTCTCCTACCCAGCAGCAAACGAGGGAGAATCGTGCAGCGCGAGATGACGTTTCCGACAACTTACCACGACCGACCAGATTATTACAGCCTAAAAAGAAACGACGGGTGATTGAAGCAGCAGCTGGTGCGCCAGTTAGTAGAGATATAGAAACGGATGAAATTCACGAAGATCCGGTAATAATGTCAGATGAGGCTAGAACTGCGCTTACAGCAGCAGTGTTAGATATCCGTCCCGCACACCGTGCTCAAATCAAGAGACAATTCAAATTTAGAGAAAGACTTACCTATAGTAAGTACAAAAAGGACAGTAAGATCCACAGTCACCAGGAGGAGAGGGTAATGAGACTGAAAAAACAACTCCAATCAcaaatgattaatttgaaccGGATCAAAGTCCGCGAGGATAAACGACGCATTCCGAAATCCGTAAAGCATTTACTATCGCAGgaagatgatgaaaatgatgacgatgacgatgacgatgattaTGAAGATGATGTCGGATCGTACGAATATGACGATAACGTTCACCTCGGCTCAATTGATGAAGATGCCGAAGCGATACATGACAATTTAGCGAAGCAAGAGACCGACGATGAAACTGACGATGAGAATGACGATGAAATCGAAGATGAAAATGGCACACGTGCAACGGTAGATGATTTAGTGGAATTTGAAGAGTGTCCACCCGAGGAAGGTGTCGACGACCGAGTAGCGGCTGAACACGCTTTAAAATTCAGACGTAAACGCGATAAACCTGTCAAACAATACGACATTAAACTATTCGAACCAATCTAA